A region of the Plasmodium vinckei vinckei genome assembly, chromosome: PVVCY_11 genome:
CAATATAGACATAAATACTATTTttgcaaataaaaaacataaaaaaaacagtttgaaaattaaaacatattgAATTCATGAACAGATTTAtcgaaattaaaaaaaatagtaaacttgataataatatagtaaatttaaatacagATATgttgaatatttttatataatgtcATAGATAAAACATACACATTATAAGGGGTGGTAAAATGcccaataatatattatatttatatagtaGGCTTACGTATACTAGCAATGGAATAAAGGAAGAAATGTTGTTattttaatgataataacTTATAGCATTGTTTTTcttgaatatatttatgttatttaatttttgtattattaaaatatattgtgtgttatttattattattttttgtatttttttttaattttctctataatattatttttcagtatcccatttaattttttaaaataaaacaatgatGATAACTTTTTAATGGCATAATACTATACATCACATTATGTGTGTTTATCATTTgagtaaaattatatgatttcattatatatatatatatagtaataatgaAGCTGTTAATATTCAATTAAATaccataaaatttattatactgTGTTAAAATTGCTTAGTTGTACCATAAATTTctatatatgcaatataagtgatgcatataatttatttagtaATGTACTTTTTTTGtgcatttaaaaatttccAAATGAGGgaggaatatataaataactaATAACTAATTAAATAGGGGAATTGAAATGTTTTTAATGACACAAAAAAACTCTACAAAATATAGTTtatataagaataaaataaataatgaaataacaataataaaacaaaacagTAATtccataataatttattgagggcaatataaaattgtgaatattttaaaatgataatacttcatattataaaggaaaaatgtttaaagtaatagtattaaaaaaaaaggaacaTGATATCTTtcacataataatataatgaaatggAAGTTAAACAAATGCATAGTGCTAAcgatttaatttatatatgcctCATTATCCTTTATATGTGATTGTGTAATTCCTTTGTAAAACGgaatagatatatatatatatatatatatatatatatatcggAATGATAATTTTCAGTTTTGtgatacaaaatattttaatatttcataagACATAAATTGAATAGCCCCAGAAGGGacacattttaaaatagaTGGAAACAAACCAGAATAGAAACTTTTTAGGCCTtcatgataatatatttttttaatgcaatgaaatgtatttttatatatataattattatctatACCGTTATTCATCATTCTTTTTCTAACTGTATCACCAGgaaaaacaataattaGCGAGGTTACATTACTTAATGATCCAGCAATGGATGAATAAAGGGCAACTGACCCGAGTGAActtgaatttttttgaaaattattttgaaaattatttttatacaaatcaaaaaataccATTTGTAATGTTACATATGGTACACCTGTTAATAATGTTGGGACATACCCTTTAAAAAATCCTGCAAATCCTTCGTTAACATGTATTTCTcgaataattttaaaaatcgatttttttgtgcttgttgttttttgttgtcgtaaatatttttcgtTTACTCCTAATGCTGCTCTAATGCTTAATAAGTCTAATGGATATGATAATGTTTTTTGGATTATTCCAGATGTGTATCCTGCAATTACACTTTCATAATagttaattttgtttttatcgAATCCACTATTGTTATTACTACTAGCAGTAGGAAGATGTTTTCCTTGGGCTTCTTTCGCCATATTTTCGTCTctcttttttgttttatatttttcttttattatatcgTTGGTTCCAAATTTTGCAGAATAAACAACACCACCTCTTAATGTATTAATTAAGTTACCTTTCCATAAGCCTAAGATTCCTTCTTCTTTAACAATAAAGAGAACACTTTGTATAATACTTTGATACTTGATAGGCTTATTTGCATTTGCACTTAAAAacaacattttattttttattgtgtttgctacatttttattaatatttaaaatggtataatttttacacaaattatttaaaggTGAAATATGttgtattttataatgaaataatatatttttaaaaactgTATGAGATGATTTGTTCGAATagctataatatttatttatagtaCTATTGGATATATTGGTTTTGGAtatttttcgttttttttgaCAGTTTCtattaatttcatttaagcaatttaaaaaattatgaaaaaccacatttgtattttttatatatttattactttttattattaatggGTTATTAGTTTTGTcttgtttattttgtacTTTATTTAAGCTGTTTAgtagtatatttttattgatagattcattttttctttttaaatgatcttttcttttatttttatggatAGTGGTGTTATTATAGTGAAACATTGGTTGTATTTGGTAAAAAAGTTTAATTCTATCAAAGGGGGCAAATATAGTTTTTGTTAAAACCCCAGAAACTAATCCACATAACAACACAGTGTTTTTATTGctttttttctcttctccatttttaacttttatatccataagggtaagaaaaaaattaaaatatcaGTAATAAGAAGTAATTTCTCTTTCTTTTTGTCCTATATAAATAGAAAGTACATATTTATCTGTATAATTATCATGTGTTTCTAGCCCTCGTATTTGCATACAAACAATAATTCATGAATAACAAAAATCGATGCCTTAATGAAATATGGTACACACTTGTATATGCTTGTGTTTCGATATGTgatatataagtatatgTATCTCAAACTAGCATAGATAAGCGCATGCttcctatttttttttcatattttttattctcttttttggtccttttaattatatttccttatattttatgtttttttgaTTCTTTCCATTTCTCCACTTCTTTTACTTATCCTTTTTCATTGGtgtatttctttattttgttatgtAGTATCgatttgaatatttttttcacttatTAGAAAAATGAGGGGTTCATGCGTcgatgtatatatttttttaataaatttatagctatttaaaaaaatctagcttaaattatattataattattcttataaataaagCAATTCactaaaatatgtatatccTGTTCCCagtatattataatgtgggaattcatatatatttttttttaatctaGGATTTTACGAATATATATCagtgtttattttttattgtaaagcttatgtaaattttacacaataattttttttaataaaaataaccaTAATTGGTTTTTGTTAAATAGTGTAATATGCAACagtgttaaaaaataaaaaaatatgtatatgttaATGATAATTCgtgttttataaaatatgattgtTTAAAACATTTAGGGGGGTTATATACCTTTGCTATCGCTGCATAAAGATGgaaatgttatatatttcattaaaaatgtgaagGGGATGAgaatagtaaaaaatgcTATACCAATGAgggatatatattatgctaATTTTGTTACTTATTGTTTTccgattttttaaataaaataaaattagattatgaaaaaaatgaatattgtaaatatatagatagCTATTTAATGAGTCTTTTGAGGATAAATAATACTGAAGTGTACatctataatatatatgtgcttAGTTAATTCCTGTGCATGCGTATAAAGCAGCATTTATaggaatatatatcataagCGGGTAgtgaattaaataaaatgccttaaattaaatttatatttttagtgaatatacatatatgtgcgtatatgcatatagtGTTTGTCGGTGTAGTCCTAACAGATAGACTGAAAGTTAGGAGATAAAAACGTgacataataaaacatatattaaagaagtgtatatatatataccaaATATAGGACAAAAAAATAGGGATATTATCATGATACATCTgcatttaaaaagttatataacaattttgCATTGTTTTTactcatataattttcaagtTCATCTAATGATTTTTCACACAAATCATATAATGACTTGAcattgtttattattttatgcatatttttttcagtaACTCCGGGTAGAGcttttaaaatttcaaTTGCGTTCCAATTGGTAacattttccattttttttatagtgGAACTTGTATTAGGTTTTTCTGCattgtttaatttttcatcgAGTAAATCATTTATGGTTTCATATTTGTAAGTATCTTCGGAAAGAGGTTTTTCTTTATGATCGGTTGTAACAATATGCGcagaaatattatcatcattaaGTAGCTCATTAGTATGTTGTTGAGGCAGTTGTTCAGAATTTTCAATCGCTAAAATTTGGGAATCATTTCCTTGAGTTTCGATCTTATCAACTAACTGAAGCTCCGTCTCCTCATATGTAATGTCATAATCATTTTGTGCATCTTTTTGTAAAGTTATGTCAATATGAAGGGATTTGAATATATCAGGTTGATCAGCATTAACTTTAAGTGACCAAAAAAGTTTAGCGGTAAAGAGTGAAAATGGGCtccataaaattttaagtCGAGGGAATTGAAGAGAAATTGTTAccaattttgtatatatagaatgtttattatttaatgaagcaaaataaaaaaggtgtttattattaaattctattaataaaacatatatagaataatattttgacATTTGATTAATTTGGTTATACAATCggttattatttaaagatTGTATTAAATCAATAATGGTTTTTCTTTCGACACATATAtcttttgttaatatataatcgCCAACAAGTAATGAATATGGTATGATATGCATTTtgcttttatataatttatatgacaAATCCGATTTAAGTTCTCTTATATCAACAATAATTATAGGCTTGgcattattaaatatgctatataatataaaatttaagtTAAATGAGTCTattgaataatattttaatatttcttgcatctttaataattttttgtcatCAAGATTAgtaatttcattattttttttattgattttttttcttaaattttctaaaaataattcttcttcttctatacttataaaattagtgttatttttatttacactATCAGCGTTGTTGTAAAGAACAATATCAGCTGTCACGTCATTTGCTTTAACTTcttgaaaatttttaaattgttcGCATAGGTTTTTGttgaaatttattatattttttttattttctttaagttttttttgaaataaaaaataagaatcTATCACACTTTTAAacatttctttatttttattgaataCGTTGCGATCTATTTCAAATCGAAgtgtatttttatgttcGATAAAATCTATccaattttctttttcacttttgatattatttaaatatttattgtaaAAGATATTATCCTTGTAAAATAAGATATAAACTTCAATAGTATTACACATGTCGTTCATAGTTTTTATTagttcataatttttggCACCTTTGTCTATACCTTTATtagtataataattatccTGATTAACTTGTTTTccttttgtattatttttctttgcATCCATTTGTTTCTCTTTCTTTACAACAATTTTATCAGGGCTAATATTATCGtacattaaattatttttttcatacatCACTAGctctttaaaatttttatgtttagtTAATTTGTAAAGGttatatttgaatattCTAGCACAgtatatttctatatttctaaaaatatgcaaatcTAATTTTGTGAGAATAATTCTATATGgctttattttcatcaaaaataattccAAAAAGTCTAAGTTTCCACAAAATTCGTTTATTTCGAATAAATTtgcattttcattttttcggATGCctgatttaaatttttgtgATTtactttcattattttctaatgCACATATGGCTAAATGATTTTGTGTATCTTCTTCTGTATTCCCTTTCTTagtatcattatttattttgtctattttttgaaagcattt
Encoded here:
- a CDS encoding mitochondrial carrier protein, putative; amino-acid sequence: MDIKVKNGEEKKSNKNTVLLCGLVSGVLTKTIFAPFDRIKLFYQIQPMFHYNNTTIHKNKRKDHLKRKNESINKNILLNSLNKVQNKQDKTNNPLIIKSNKYIKNTNVVFHNFLNCLNEINRNCQKKRKISKTNISNSTINKYYSYSNKSSHTVFKNILFHYKIQHISPLNNLCKNYTILNINKNVANTIKNKMLFLSANANKPIKYQSIIQSVLFIVKEEGILGLWKGNLINTLRGGVVYSAKFGTNDIIKEKYKTKKRDENMAKEAQGKHLPTASSNNNSGFDKNKINYYESVIAGYTSGIIQKTLSYPLDLLSIRAALGVNEKYLRQQKTTSTKKSIFKIIREIHVNEGFAGFFKGYVPTLLTGVPYVTLQMVFFDLYKNNFQNNFQKNSSSLGSVALYSSIAGSLSNVTSLIIVFPGDTVRKRMMNNGIDNNYIYKNTFHCIKKIYYHEGLKSFYSGLFPSILKCVPSGAIQFMSYEILKYFVSQN